The nucleotide window ATAGCTGCTAAAAGCTTGAGACATAGCTGTGGCAGGAGagaggtgaaggagatagagctcAAGTTGGATGAGTGGCAATAGATAGGGCTGAGGACCTATATATAGGAGGAGAAGCCCAGGGGCTCAGTTGGTGCCAACAACCCTGGCTTTGGCACCAAAATGCCTGGCCTGGAGCTGGCCTGGGAATGGCACAGAAGCAAATCAACTAGTTCATAGAGCCTCTCAAGTCTAAGGGCATCTAAGTCATTTGGCTGCGTCGTTAACCACCGTTAGGAGCAAAACTGAATGGAATGGCGTGTTGGACAAAAGAGTTTAGTGTCATAGCACCAGGATCCGTGTGAACTTTTTAGTGACATGCAGAAATAAAACATCTTTCATAGTGGCACAAGAGGAAAGGCTCTTTTTCTTTCTACACCCAACTAGCATACTTTGCCAAATCGCCACCCATCACTTTCTCCACAacggcgccgctgccgccgcggcgCCTCCCCCATCCCCTCCACCGCCGTCCCTTCCGTCCTCATGGACTTGGTAAAGCTGGCACTGCAGCTCTCAAAGCGCGCAGGCGACGGCACCTCCCAACGGCTGGCGGCCGCGACTGCACGGGCTTGGAGATGCGGGAAGCTCTCAGCGTCGAGGCCTCCTACCCCGCCGCCGCCGACTTCACCGCCGTCGAGTTCCTCCGCCCCGGCATTCTCCTTCTCCAACCCCTCATGGAGATGCGGGAAGCTCTCAGCGTCGAGGCCTCCTACCCCTCTGCCGCCGACTTCACCATCGTCGAGTTCATCCGCCCCGGCATTCTCCTTCTCCAACCCCTCATGGAAGCTTCCAACTGCCCCACCAACGTCTTCAACCGCAAAGGCCCCTCCGTTTTCTTCCTCTACACCTACAAGGCTTCCTGCCCCGCCTACGTCTTCGTCCTCCAAGGCCCCGCTGCTGATTTCTTCCACCAAGCCTACAAGGTAGATCCCCTGCTGCCGCTATTCatttttttctcgatcacgcaaAAGGCCGCTCTCTATCTCTCCATGCTGTTCAGTTCATTCATCGGTGCTATCCTGTATGTTCCAGGGAGCAGGGGTACAGAGGAGTGGGGATAGGCATCGCGCTGCGCTCGACTCACCTTGCAACACGTAGATTCACTACTCTTCCGGCCCGGCTTCCACCACTTTCTGAACTAAGGTAATCTAAGAATAGTTAGGCTATTGCCATAAGAAATCTATTTTAGTTCGGCTCAATGAGCCAACAACGTGGAAAGTCGCTGATATAAGTAGATATAGTAATTTGTAACTAAACTTGACATCAACCGTCAAAACTGCTTTTTTGGTAGGCCATAATATCATTGAGTGGTTTAAAGGATTTCTGTGCCTAATCCTTCAGTGTATGTTTGTgcacataaaaaattaaaagggaTATTGCACAGGAAAAAAATGCTGAATGTGCCCATAAATCTAAGCTTagttatcctttctttttctatttcatGCATAAGAATGGTAAGGCCTTATCTAAACCCGGTAAGATCTTACTCATAAGATGTACTTATAAAGTACATAGGCTCGGATCATCATGAGACACAAATAAACAAAAATGCATCAATATGGTCCTTGGAAAATTCTGACAGCAATGATAAGGACATTTAGAATACCTAGGATTCTAAAGGAAATTGTTTTAGGCTTTTAGATATGACAACATGGAACACGTAATGTACTTAAATCCGTCAGCAACATTTTTTCCTTGGCAATAGCAACATATGTAGCATTCTTTTTTCCCCGTAGGTTTACTGTTTTCCGATTTGCTACTGCAGTTATGATCAAGTAGACAGTTGGCCCGAGGTTTGGGTTCCCATTCTTGAGTACTTAAAGCTTCACCATGATCCATTCCCCGATGCTCCTTTAGATGGCTCCTATACCAACCAACTCTCAACTGATCATTTCAGACAGATGCCTCAGTTCATCTAGCTTTGGTCTTTTACTCTTAAGTTGTTCTATTACATCGCAAATTGCATTCAAACACAACTCATAACATTCTATAACACATTTGCCCCTCATAGTATAGCTATCTATGCTGACATTTCTCATCCTCTAATCACCTCCTTCTCATGACCGGCTAAAAACAAAGCCTATTTTATGAAGTCTATTTAGATTCAGTGATCTACTGATCTTCAAATCTACTTTGGGTTGTTTGGAAACTACTTCCTATATAACAAGTGTTGCTACGAGGTGATTATTAGTAATCGTTGCTTGTTGTTGGTGATTTATCCCCAAATAGAGAGAGCGAGGAGAACATTAGAGAAAGTAAGAAAGAGAGCAAATGGCCACAAGTCAACCTCTAAACCCTAGTGCTCTATTTATAGGAAGGGGAGATTGTTGCCCCAATGGATTGTGAATTACAAGCAAGTCCTTATATGTTCCTAATATTCCTGACGCTTAGAAATACACCATGGACCTATCATTTAGAACTCTTTTGTATACAAAGGGCGAGAATATCCATCATCTATTTGGTTTTAGTTGGACAATGAGATCTAACAGCTACTTCTACTAGAAGAGGCCCAACTACAACACTCCAATTTTCATTGCCAGAGTTTCATGTTGAAGTTGTTAATGAGCGACGCCTGATCCTAGGAGCCACCAGACATGGGTGACCATGGTGTCGGTGGCTGCTACAGCCCTGGTGAAGACTCCATGGATAGGGCCAGCATAGGGACCCCTCCCCCGTATGTGAAGCCTAGGGGCGCCGTCGGGTAGTAGGGCCTTGGGTAGGGCACGACGTGGAGCGTCGGCTGGGGTGGTCATACAACGAGGACAGGGGGCAGCGTCTGGCCAGGGAGACCAGTGTAGCTATGAGGCTAGGGCTGCACCATGCTAGACCATGGGTTGGCGTGGGGCGGCACGGGGCTAGTCTACGTGTTGGGGTACGGGGCGCCACCAGGGCGGGGACCACGAAGGCCATCGCTGGTCTTGCCACTCACGTCCATGACGGCGAGTGTTGCGCTGGCCAAAGGTAGCGCCAAAACCGGCAGGGGCCGGTTGCATCGGGCACGGCGACGGCTACGGTGGTGCCGCAACAAACGCTGGTGGTGCTACCGGAGGGTCATCGTCTGTGGTGTCAACAACGTCGATCTCCTCGAGGAGCAACAGCGTGCGCACCGCGTCGAATATGGGGAACGACCGCTACATCTTCAAGTTAGACACCATGTGTCGAAATTTGCCATTGAGGCCACGAAGGAGGGTGAGGACCAGTTGTTGATCGTCGGTCGGATCACCAAGGTCGGCGAGGGAGGCGGCCATCGTCTCTAGGTGGCAACAATATTCTGTGATGGAGAGGACGCCCTGTTTGAGGGTGCGAACTCGGCCTCTAGCAGCAGGGCACGGAACTCGCACTACCTGAGGAATTCATCCTCGAGGTAGAGCCACACGGTCTTGCCGGTAGCGTTATAATTTGTCATGCAGGTTGTGCACTACAAGAGAATCCACCATGTTTTTTCTTGTGGATTCCATACCACAAAATGCAGCAGGTAAGATTCTACGGAAGGACTTGGCCAAGCTAGCATTGCGGCGTATTAGCTCCAAGCTATAGTATGTAGTTGCATTGTATGTGATGCCATTTTTTGTTGGATAAGTAGGTAGATCAGTTGCAACGTGATGTCAGGGTGTCACGCCCTCGCCATGACTGTATAAAAGTTCTAGCAGATATCACGTTTGTAATCAGTTTAAGACATTGAGAGTAATTGAGTAAGTGTGAATTTTAAATTATATGCATTGTTTAAATATCTATAGATTGAGATTATATCAGATACTACGTACTCTGATGAATTTGTACCCTGGAGTATTATTATTCGTAGCCACTCCAAACGTGTCTCCAATAACCAATATGATCATAATTTTATTTTAGTAGTGGAACTGCAAACATCAAAAATTAAATTCAAATATTTGACACATCCACCAATATTCGTTCAGTTTCGAAAGGATAGGGGCAAAACAACACTGATAACAAATTtaggaaagaaagagaaagatgatATGGAGATGAATGCATAACAGTCCAATAGGAATTGCAGAGTTTAAGTTCTTCATTCAGTTCAGGATGGGTACTTTTCCCACCAGCGTCTTGAACTCCTCTGAAATGCTAAAAGATAATTTTAATTAGCAAGCGCATAGTAGGCAACTAAACAGTGGAACTCTAAACAGAAAAAAGTTAAATTCAAATATCTGCCATATTAGTCCATTGATCAGATTGGAACCAAATTTGACAGATCTCTTGATTAGAGAAAATCTACCAGTACATCAAGAACTTCAAGAAAATAGAAACAAGTGGCATTCTCTGCAGCAGGCCAGCAGTAAATCAAGAACCCCAAGAACAGAAAATAGAAGCAATCAGCATTCTCTGCAGATAGATGTCGATCCTAAGCTTTTCATTCCACTGCACCCAAAAGCATAGTTTCTAGAAAAGCTGGAAGTGGCTGGGCATTCCAGATATATATTTTCCAACCGTGAGCAGAAGCCTGCGAACTTGGCCATCATAGATTGGCAATCGGACGTaacatttttttttattattcacCTGTTCGCTGATGctaaaatttgacttatgctgatacttgtactaaaatggtgtgagaaaaaaatactattctgtaACTAAAAAAATAGTTTTGAATAGGCTCGAACGAACGTGTCATTATTTTTCGCtacggaaaaagtctacttaaccccccacctttcatactggGTCTACTTCCCCCagctatgaaaccgtctgttttacccccttcaactttctaaaaccgtctattttatcccctgggcggttttcagcggcggtttgctATAGTAACCGCATGTCTGCTACAGTAGCGGTGGGTTGCTGCAGTAATGGTGGTTttaatttcctttttttattttcggtgaatttttgaaaaatcatagtaaatcatagaaaaatcataaaataaaaaatctaattttattagactccacatgagtagatctacacagtgaatatataatacggtatgctttagtacaattttttttggggctcttgcgtttgtacccttgttttgtatcgaaattgtgattttgcccctatttttttgactttgtgaatttactcctactgtgccattcacgaagcaccagtttgcccctgctctgtcatccacccctaacggtgttaaactttgtacaataggacatgaatgcccatgcgattttgcccctgattgttatgcctaattgtgattttaccctgaattggaattagacttttttattATATGCTGGCAATtaattaaatttggtcaaacatatttaGCACAACTGgcaattatttgaactcagatttaatattgataaatattcaaaattttgggaccaaAAGGTTCATAATGATGACAGATGTAACGCCATAAGAAATATTTCGATATAATCTTTTATGTGGGACAAAAAATCTTCAATGTATAAGAATGCATGTAGAACATCGGTTAACAAACTGTATAAGTAGATGCATGCACTGATAACCTTCATACAGTACATGTTTTTTCAGCAAAAGTAACCGCCATACAAGTTGGTTCATGTAACACTACAAGCACTAAAACTACACCATGTATTTACTAACCAAGCTGGAAAAGAGAATGACATGAATCAGCTGTTGCTGGTGCATCCTTCGTAAAGAAAGGAGCCGGGCTGGAACACTCTCTGGAGCCTCTGGCTGTGCTCGTCCGAGTGGAAAGAGAAATCCAACGCGTCTGGGCTCTCCTTGGATGGCCGAACCACATGCCGCTGAGGAATGTCCGAGTGGAAAGAGAAATCCATCCGCCGATCAGAGCCCCTCAAGGGAAAACTACAACATTGATCTACTCAAAGGAAAATCACAGCATACTACTTCAGTGATCCAATACTCAAAGGAGTTATTTTTCCACTGTCTCCATGCCATGCTATCGTCCACCCACCACATTGATATCCAATATCGTCAGCATGTGTTCCTTCTGATCCTTGCCATTTTTCAGAAGTACCTGCCCAAGCTGAAAGATACACTGCTTCGCATTGCTCCCTTGATCAAATAAGTTTACTTCTTTGACAGCAAAGAAGACACCCTCACTGATAATATGACACAGAAGCAGAAAAGCATGTAAGAGACTGGGCTCAGGCTTGCAACAGGAAAAAACTAGAGCAGGCTATAAATAGTGAAGGCAACCATCCCTATTGCATATTGGGAGAAAAAAAAGGACAAATGCTGAATTGCTTCATCCAGGACAATAAATTCATGTACGTTGTTCGCAGAGCTGAATATCCAAGTTATCATGACCAAAGAACACATAATCAAGTAAAAAATCCTTAACCTCAGTTCTAAATTGAAATAAAATCAAGCTTCTAAGAAGAACAGAAAAAATCGAGTGATTATCAAATTATTCTCTGCTGACCCAGAAGTCAAGAGTGCAACATTTTGGCTCACTAATATGTCATGGTCCCACGTACGATTGAGGAAATGGTTCATCGAATTGCATGTGACAATGATTTTAGTTGAGATCTTTGCCTATTACTTAGGATCATGTTGGTTTAGTTGTAGAAGATTATATCATGTAACTAATTCAATTGTTACTACTAGTAGGCTGTGCTTAGTGTCTAACATTTAGAAACAGACCTAGTAGGCTCTAATCAGCAATAGAATCAGTTCTGTGAAACCCAGATTAATCGAGGCTTCTAGCTGTACCTTATACTGCCCTATGGAGTATGGACAGGCGTAGCATGTTAGATTGATTATTCCAAGCAACTAAACAGCACGGAAGAGCAACTGAATTTTATCTTTAGAGCACTTACTCGCTGATGCCCTCATAGACTGTCCCAAACGAGCCACTACCCAGGAGCACCCCTCGGCTCCAGGACCGGATCCTCCTCCTAAACCTCCCGTTCGGTGAGATATAGAACATGGATTCTGTGGTGGTGCTTGAGGTCTCGTCATCGTTGGTCGTTGATAGCAAAGAAGTACCAGTGAAGCCCTCGGACGACTCCTCCAGCCCAAGATCGTCCAACATTAACAATACCGCCCCATCCTCATCGACATCCTTCTCCACTGCATCCCGGTGTCCAAAACGACGGCCAGATCTGCTCGCGGGGGCGTCCTCTTTCTCATCCGGCGCGAACGACCGCAAGATATCCCACGTGGATCCGACGCCGCAGACAGCTGGCGGCGCCATCGAAGGCGGCGGCTTGAGCACCGGCGGCGGGCGCACGCCCTTGATTCCTCCCTCCCCAGCTGCCCTCCTCGCATCCGGAAAGATGGACTCGGGCGGCGGATCTTGGCGCGCCGGCCGCTCCGGAGCTTCGATTGGGCCGTCCCTTCCCGTTGCGGCTCGTAGCTCCGGGTCGGCGTCCGCAGCCTGGGCGGGCTCCTCGGCACCCACCTAACAGAGCGGTGAGTCCCGCTGAGAGGAGTCGTGGTTGGGGCGTGCGGAGGAGGGGGAGCTCGAAGCGGAGGTGGAGGAGCGAATGGCCTTGTGCGCCTCCCAGTCAGCCAGCGGGATGGCGAAGTCGTCGGGCCCAGAGAGGCCGAGGCTTTCGCACAGGAAGCGGAGGTCCCCGCCCCGTCGCCGCTGCCGCCGATGCGGAAGCTGTTGATGAGGTCGAGGGAGCAGGCGACGGAGGCGGCGAGCGAGGTCGGCCCGGACCTCGGCGCGGAGGCGGGCTGCGGGGACGGCGGGTACTGGCAGTAGTTGAGGGCGTTGTAGCCGATGTTCTTGGACGCGTTGCGGCGGTCGAGCCGGCGGAGGAGGCGCCTGGAGGAGCCGAAGCCGCTGCCGCCAGACGGCGACGGCGCGGGGTCCTGCGCGGCGTGGGGCGGGCCCATCGGCGGCGGCCTCAGCTCATGGGCGCCCTGGAAGACGCGGGGGAGAGGACCGCGCCGAAAGCGAGAGCTCGGTTTGGGATGATGAGATAAGATAAGGGGCACTATGGTCATTTGGCCTTTGTTTTTCAgatttagaatttttttaattcatttaaTCCATGTCTATCTGACGGACGTCAGAAGCAGGGGCAAACGGACCGTTCAGTTTAAAATaacaggggtaaaaacacaaagttgaaaaaggaagggtaaaatcacaattagcttATTGGACAGGGgtaagaacaccattttccctttttttatagctttagattaattgaaaaattcaattttgtctgtaattaattggaatttatctataactaagctatacatagtccaatgagtacgaaatttttactatagttcaagcatacaataattagcgtaccataaaaatttcaccacaattggaccatagaagctgcatctatgaattattccaattaatctaatgctacagtaaaaattttatactaaagcataccgtattatatattcactatgtagatctacttatgtggagtccaacaaaattagattttttattttatgatttttctatgatttactgtgatttttttCAAAGAatcaccgaaaataaaaaaagaaatttaAACACCATTACTGTAGCAGACCTGCTATTACTGTAGCAAAGCCGCCTCTGAAAACCGCCCatgggtaaaatagacggttttagaaagtttatGGGTAAAATAGATGATTTTATAGTTGGGGTGAAGTAGATGACGTATGAAAAGTGGAGGCTAAGTAGACTTTTTCGTTTTCGCTACCGCGGCCGGTGGCCAGTTGCCTTCCGAGCCGTGCAGGTCTCTTGACTTGATTCAGCAGCGTCAGTGTCCAGCCGCCACCCCGCGCACCAACCGCCCCGGCGAAGCACAGCACCCATGCCGCCGTCTCCGTCCGACCCCGACATCGACCCGCGCAGCGGCTACTGCGCGGCCACGAGGACGTTCCACAGCCTGCGTTCGCCGGCGCCGCTACCTCCGCCGGACCTCCCGCTCTCCTTCCCGGCCTTCGCGCTGTCCTTCCTCCCCGACCCGCTGCCCCCGTCGTCCCGCTCAGCGCTCGTCGACGCTGGCACCGGGGCGGCCGTCCCGTTCCCGGGGTTCCTGTCCAGGACCCGCGTCCGCCTCGCCGCGGGCGACGTCGCCTTCGTCCTCGCGCCCGCGGGCGTCCACGTCCCCGTGCTCTACTACGCGCTCATGGCCGTCGGCGCCGTCGTAAGCCTTGCCCAGGTTCGTTTCACTGCTGCCAGTTCATGTTTTTCGATTCTTGTTCAGAGATTATCGTTACTGGTTCGTACAAATTAAATCACTTGCAAGCAATCTGATGCCCGCCCAAGTGGTCAGCTAGAATTATACTAATTGTTACAGTATCTGCAATTGGCAAAAGGGGTATGGTCTTACGGAGACTACATCCGGTTTCTGCCGTGCTGTTGGAGACGAAGAAAGCGCGCGAATTGGATCCGTGGGCCGTCTTTTATGGGGCGCCCAAGCGAGGATTGTTCATCCAGAAACAGGGGCTGCCCTGCCGCCTGGTGTGCCAGGGTAGCTTTGGGTCCGAGGCCCTTTTGTAATGAAAGGTAGAAGGTCCATTCATAACCATGCATTGAGCTATATATGATTCAGTATCAGTGTTctagttttgctagtgtatatCATGATGATGCCTGTTCTTGCTTGATTATTTCgtcatcaccttgacattaaACTGAAACTTCTGTGACACTTTTTCGCATTTGGGCACTAGCGTAGGTTACCTTGGCGAGAAGGATTCTACATCCGAGATCTTGGACAATGAAGGATGGTTGAGGACAGGAGATGTTTGTTATACTGACCAAGACGGGTTCATTTACATTGTGGACAGGCTGAAAGAGTTAATTAAGTACAAAGGCTACCAGGTATCTGCCCAGTGTTTAAGATTTTCTAATCAGTTATAATCCCATGGCCTAGCAGAGCATCTGTTACAGACTTTCAGTGTGAGCTTGCCTTCTCTCCTGATGGAATCTGTTTCATTTCATTCAGGTGCCTCCTGCAGAGCTCGAAAACCTGCTTCAGACACACCCCGATATCGATGAAGCCGCAGTTGTCCCGTAAGTATATACTGTACATACATGCACCTAAAAAACCATGAGAAATCAGCTCTGGAACAAGTAACTAATGGAACATTTTCCTTCAAAAGAAAAAGACACTAGCTAATGGAACACTCGATCTATGCTAACTAACTAATCTTCATAACACAGATACCCTGACGACGAGGCTGGAGAGTTGCCGGTAGCATTCATCGTGAGACGCCCAGGAAGTCGCTTGCACGAATCACACATCAAAGAGTTCGTCGCCAAACAGGTTTGCCGCTGGCTCAGCACAACAGTTTTGCAGCCACTGATGTCATCTTTTCGAAGAGAGAAGAGGGAGCTTTGTTGAGTTGCTTCAACTCTAAGCTTGGGCCTAAAGCCGTGTTGTCACTCGTCATCATGCAGGTTGTGCACTACAAGCGGATCTACCATGTCTTTCTTGTGGATTCCATACCGAAAAATGCGACAGGTAAGATTCTACGGAAGGACCTGGCCAAGCTAGCATTGTGGCGTATCAGCTCCAAGCTATAGTATGTACGAAGCGTTTGGTTCACAGATTGTAAAGTAAATG belongs to Miscanthus floridulus cultivar M001 chromosome 4, ASM1932011v1, whole genome shotgun sequence and includes:
- the LOC136550778 gene encoding 4-coumarate--CoA ligase-like 5, with amino-acid sequence MPPSPSDPDIDPRSGYCAATRTFHSLRSPAPLPPPDLPLSFPAFALSFLPDPLPPSSRSALVDAGTGAAVPFPGFLSRTRVRLAAGDVAFVLAPAGVHVPVLYYALMAVGAVVSLAQYLQLAKGVWSYGDYIRFLPCCWRRRKRANWIRGPSFMGRPSEDCSSRNRGCPAAWCARVALGPRPFCNESVGYLGEKDSTSEILDNEGWLRTGDVCYTDQDGFIYIVDRLKELIKYKGYQVPPAELENLLQTHPDIDEAAVVPYPDDEAGELPVAFIVRRPGSRLHESHIKEFVAKQVVHYKRIYHVFLVDSIPKNATGKILRKDLAKLALWRISSKL